The genomic DNA CAACATATTACTGTGGGATTGTAGAATTCAGCGCAGTTGAATTCAGACATGGAGCTTTCCTTCATGTCAAAACACCACAGCCCAACATCCAAGCTGTGGTCCATCAGCCAGCGTTGGAGCCACTTCGGTTGGGAGACTCTGTGAATTTGAGCTGTACGGTGAACGCTGGAGCATGTGCAGGGAATCAGAGCCTCTACTGGTTCAGACATGGTGTGGCTCAGTCTGCAGTCATGTATCACAGTGCGGGTCAGTGTAAACAGCTCTCCAATGAAGAGTCTAACATGAGCTGCACTTTAAACCTTGCTTTAAAGTCAGTGAGCTTCACCGATACCGGGATGTACTACTGTGTTCTGGCCTCCTGCGGGGACATTGTATTTGGAAGTGGAACCAGAGTGGAGATAGAAAGTAGGTGATTAAAAACTGATATATTTTTCCATCCTGCGCACGTTAAAAATACCCATTcaattatattaattatatataataattggCATACGTTTTCTCTTTTCTTGATCTTAGGAGTCCCCCTTCTATTGGTTTATAGCCTGATTGTGGCATTGGCAGTGTCCATTATCGTGCTCCTTGTCTTGGCTTTCATCATGTACAAGTTGAAAAAGAAGTCATGCTCTGTCTGCAAAGGTAAGACTTTCAGAGTAAAAAGTATCTAACATGTTTTATTGACCCGATCATTCATGTATTTTGATTTGCAGGAtctgtcactcatctggcaTGTCCCGCAGCTTCTGACGCCATGGTAGGTGAAATAACTGTATAATAAAAGCCTCAATTTATACATATAGAATCACTACATGAGACTCTAATAACAGctattttatttgttcttttagTACTACATTTCTCACATAATTAGTTGTTTTGTCATTACCAGAACCAAGATGCAGACATTCTCCATTATGCTGCTCTGGGCCTGAAAACAACCAGAGATCGACACCGCCGAGAGGACAATGTGGAGAGCGTTTGTGTATACTCAAGAATAAAGAGCAGGAAAGAGTAAAGTAGGGCTTTACATTCATCCACTTCAACAAATGATATCTCTTTCATGTCAATACTTTGCAAGACACTTTACGTGACTAAATGTACAATACaatgttgaaataaaataaaaatgtttttgtgaaatgtgtttaattTCAAATATCTTCTAATATATACTGAATACAGAGAGACAAAGCATGCTCATGAAAATCCCCTACTACAATCTATTAGggaccggaggaaaataggggagggtcgtgtctttttattctttgctgaggggagggtcatccaac from Sander vitreus isolate 19-12246 chromosome 19, sanVit1, whole genome shotgun sequence includes the following:
- the LOC144534144 gene encoding immunoglobulin kappa light chain-like isoform X1, translating into MMPLYIFFVLLSEICEVSAVNKTSGVTQDSGIITAKVGENVTLKCFCRDDAVTFLSWYQQSLEGKPLIIASWMKQSTEASIFPAYKERFKVLVQSEEGVNHLIIKNLRVSDSATYYCGIVEFSAVEFRHGAFLHVKTPQPNIQAVVHQPALEPLRLGDSVNLSCTVNAGACAGNQSLYWFRHGVAQSAVMYHSAGQCKQLSNEESNMSCTLNLALKSVSFTDTGMYYCVLASCGDIVFGSGTRVEIERVPLLLVYSLIVALAVSIIVLLVLAFIMYKLKKKSCSVCKGSVTHLACPAASDAMNQDADILHYAALGLKTTRDRHRREDNVESVCVYSRIKSRKE
- the LOC144534144 gene encoding immunoglobulin kappa light chain-like isoform X2; its protein translation is MMPLYIFFVLLSEICEVSAVNKTSGVTQDSGIITAKVGENVTLKCFCRDDAVTFLSWYQQSLEGKPLIIASWMKQSTEASIFPAYKERFKVLVQSEEGVNHLIIKNLRVSDSATYYCGIVEFSAVEFRHGAFLHVKTPQPNIQAVVHQPALEPLRLGDSVNLSCTVNAGACAGNQSLYWFRHGVAQSAVMYHSAGQCKQLSNEESNMSCTLNLALKSVSFTDTGMYYCVLASCGDIVFGSGTRVEIERVPLLLVYSLIVALAVSIIVLLVLAFIMYKLKKKSCSVCKEPRCRHSPLCCSGPENNQRSTPPRGQCGERLCILKNKEQERVK